A window of the Parambassis ranga chromosome 17, fParRan2.1, whole genome shotgun sequence genome harbors these coding sequences:
- the LOC114450453 gene encoding MAGUK p55 subfamily member 7-like — translation MSGTESHTHREEDYRFLHSMLMEKKLHLLFKIHERLKRFEKRSPVPVQEHAVSLASELAEELIYQGWRDEVKELVDLLSKPHFKSLLSVHDAVAQRDFEPSLPPIPDDVLDEDEDSVKIVSLVKTKDPLGATIKKDKSTGAIVVARIMKGGAADKSGLIHEGDELKEVNGVSLEHRKPKEILPLLAHSQGEVTFKIIPASSKEEMSTNKKKLFMRALFDYDPNEDPTIPCKEAAVAFKRGDILQIVSMEDDTWWQACHLGDSKSRAGLIPSPNLHERRVALQRPKALFKPRRVKPPGGQPVFPVIEDVDYGAITGIHVAGSRRSFRLGRKSSWAREAARFRRWSAGVHRSICPPTYIEVIPYHRDPNDRHRLVVLVGPSGVGVNELKRRLLISDPDRYAVTVPHTTREKRRQESEGVDYHFVPVHMFEELILNHRFIEYGCYRGHYYGTSLDSVNREMAEGKVCLLDIHPSKIKHVYTSEFKPYVVFVKPPRVEELRLTRRRAKFVCDDEDTNPVRVFSEEDFEDMIDLAESMYSQYGHLFDKVIVNGDIATAFRELRADLEKIDEAEVHWVPTEWICSSPTKARRSCGHLTGWI, via the exons ATGTCTGGTACAGAGTCTCATactcacagagaggaggactacAGGTTCCTCCACAGCATGTTGATGGAGAAGAAGCTCCACCTGCTCTTTAAG ATCCACGAGCGGTTGAAGCGCTTTGAGAAGCGAAGCCCCGTCCCCGTCCAGGAGCACGCAGTGAGTCTGGCCTCAGAA CTGGCAGAGGAACTGATATACCAAGGCTGGAGAGATGAAGTCAAAGAGCTGGTTGACCTCCTTTCCAAGCCCCACTTTAAG AGTCTCCTGAGTGTCCATGATGCCGTGGCTCAAAGAGATTTTGAGCCTTCTCTGCCTCCCATACCCGATGATGTgctggatgaggatgaggattcCGTCAAAATAGTCAGTTTGGTCAAAACCAAAGATCCCCTG GGAGCAACAATTAAGAAGGATAAATCCACTGGGGCCATTGTTGTGGCGAGAATCATgaaaggaggagcagctgataaAAGCG GTCTGATCCATGAAGGAGATGAGCTGAAAGAGGTGAATGGAGTCTCACTGGAGCACAGGAAGCCGAAAGAAATCCTTCCTCTCCTG gctCATTCTCAAGGGGAAGTTACATTCAAAATCATTCCTGCATCCTCCAAAGAGGAAATGTCAACAAATAAGAAAAAG CTGTTCATGCGGGCTCTGTTTGACTACGATCCCAACGAGGATCCCACCATCCCGTGCAAGGAGGCTGCAGTAGCCTTCAAAAGAGGCGACATACTCCAGATTGTCAGCATGGAAGATGACACCTGGTGGCAGGCCTGTCACCTCGGGGACAGCAAGAGTCGGGCGGGGCTCATCCCCTCACCGAACCTGCATgagag AAGAGTTGCCCTGCAGAGACCCAAAGCTTTGTTCAAACCCCGACGAGTCAAACCACCAGGTGGGCAG cctgtttttccagTCATTGAGGATGTGGACTATGGTGCTATAACAGGGATCCACGTTG CTGGTTCAAGAAGAAGCTTTCGACTTGGGAGAAAAAGCAGCTGGGCCAGAGAAGCAGCTCGGTTCAGGAGGTGGAGTGCTGGAGTCCACAGATCAATATGTCCCCCTACCTACATAGAAGTCATCCCCTACCACCGAGATCCAAACGACAGACACCGCCTGGTCGTCCTGGTCG GGCCCAGCGGCGTTGGCGTAAATGAACTGAAGAGGAGGCTGCTGATCTCAGACCCCGACCGCTATGCCGTCACTGTGCCGC acACCACACGTGAGAAGAGGAGGCAGGAAAGTGAAGGAGTGGATTATCACTTTGTACCGGTTCACATGTTTGAAGAGCTCATTCTGAATCATAG GTTTATAGAATATGGCTGTTATAGAGGACACTACTATGGAACAAGTCTAGACTCTGTAAACAGGGAGATGGCTGAGGGCAAGGTGTGCCTCCTGGATATTCACCCCAGT AAAATAAAGCACGTGTACACCTCTGAATTCAAACCTTACGTGGTGTTTGTGAAACCTCCACGCGTCGAGGAGCTACGCCTCACCAGACGGAGAGCTAAATTTGTCTGTGACGATGAGGACACTAACCCAGTCAGGGTTTTTTCA GAGGAGGATTTTGAGGACATGATTGACTTGGCTGAATCCATGTATAGCCAGTATGGTCACCTGTTTGACAAGGTGATTGTAAACGGAGATATTGCCACAGCATTTAGAGAGCTGAGGGCAGACCTCGAGAAGATAGATGAGGCAGAAGTCCACTGGGTTCCTACAGAGTGGATTTGCTCCTCGCCGACAAAAGCAAGGAGAAGCTGCGGCCACTTGACGGGCTGGATTTGA